The following DNA comes from Lentibacillus sp. Marseille-P4043.
TTTGTCCTTGATCAGCTTATTTCCAATGCGATCAAATATTCACATGATACGTCGGAAAAAGTCTACTTTACAGCTGAAGTCATCGGTGAAAAATTGGCATTGCACGTTCGTGATCACGGGCATGGCATTCCATCACAGGATCTCAAACGCGTATTTGATCCGTTTTTCACGGGAATGAATGGCCGAACATTTCGTGAGTCAACAGGAATGGGTTTGTATTTATCAAAAGAAATCTGTGAAGCGCTTGGACATACAATCACGATTGCTTCGGAAAAGGATGTCGGCACAACCGTAACGATAACGTTTGAAAACACGGTTGGAAATCTGGAAGCACCAAGCTAAATGAAACCTTACAATTTTGCAAGGTTTCTTTTTTTGTATGAAAGGAAAAGCAATAGGTTACGCAGGTTAATTTACGGTAAACTATAAATAGCATTATTGTCCTCAAGGAGGTATGAAAATGGACGTACTTGTAGCTGAAAACCTGTCGAAAGTATATGGTTCAAAACGCGGTGTGCAACATAAAGCATTAAATCAATTTAAATTGACCGTCGAAAAAGGAGAATTCCTTGGGATCATGGGCCCATCCGGTAGCGGAAAAACGACTTTATTAAACCTGCTAGCCACGATCGATCGCCCAACTGCTGGAAGCGTGATGATCAACGGTAAAAATATCTTGTCAATGTCGAAAAATAAACTAGCAACGTTTCGTCGTAAAGAAATGGGGTTTATTTTTCAAGACTATAACTTACTTGAAACCTTAACGATTGGCGAAAATATTGTACTACCTTTAACACTTTTGGGAGAAAAAGTAAACGTAATGAAAAAAAAGCTTGCCGCAATTTCTAAACAACTTGGCATTGATAATCTGTTGGAGAAGCGAACATATGAAGTGTCTGGCGGGCAAATGCAGCGAGCGGCGATTGCCCGGGCAATGATTCATGACCCGACCGTTATTTTCGCTGATGAGCCAACTGGAAATCTCGATTCTAAATCGTCATTGCAAGTGATGGAAGCATTGTCCACACTGAAACAAAAACATCATACAACAACGGTGATGGTGACCCATGATCCCTTTGCAGCAAGTTTTGCGGAGCGAGTGATTTTTATTAAAGATGGAAAATTGTTTAACGAAATCCATCGTGGTGAAAACCGGCAAACATTTTTCCAGGACATTTTAAATGTACAGTCATTATTAGGAGGAAATACGGATGACCTTCAGACAATTCGCTTTTAATAATGTGAAGCGGAACACAAGGCAGTATTTAAGCTACTTTTTAAGCTGCACATTTGCTGTGACCGTTTTTTTCATGTATGCCGTTGTCGTGTTCCATCCCGACATTCAAGAAATTGAAATCCGTGATATCGTTCAGCAAGCAATTATTCTATCCGAAATACTTATTTACGGATTTTCCTTTTTGTTCGTATTGTTTTCAACCGGTACGTTCATTAAATCTAGAAAAAAAGAATATGGCCTCCTGACAACACTCGGTATTAGTAAGTCACAACTAAATCGAATGCTCATGCTGGAAAACACAATTATCGGTGCTGCATCCATTGCTGCGGGCCTATTGTTTGGAGCTTTGTTAACGAAATTGTTTTTAATGGTTTTTTCACAAGTATTAGGAATTGACCAGATTTTGCCTTTTTATTTATCACTGAAAGCAATCGGGCTGACGGCGGTATTATTTTTTATCATGTTTGAATTTAACTCACTTGCGGTTGTATGGACATTACGCACCAATTCCATCATGGAAGTTTTCCGCGGGGCAAAGGGTCCGAAAAAGCCACCTAAATTTTCGTGGATCTTAAGTCTGCTAGGAGTCGGACTTGTTGGCACTGGCTATTACCTTGCATATATATCTACTGTGTTCACGATTTTTATTTACATGTTGCCTATTCTATTCTTGGTCGTTTTGGGAACTTATCTGCTATTCAGCCAGTTTAGCATTGCACTTATTACAATCCTGAAGCGGAAAAAGGGATTTTATTTCAGGAAATTGAATTTACTTACGGTTGCTGACCTAGCTTATAAATTAAAAGATAATGCCCGGTTATTATTTATGGTGACAACGTTAAGTGCAGTTGCCCTTACAGCTTCCGGCGTTCTATTTGGTTTATTTCATAGCGTTGAAGCTGAATCAGAGCGGTTTATTCCAGAAGATATATCCGTAGTTAGTAGGGGCGCAGAGAATACGGATGAATTTCAACAGGAAGTAACTTTTGTCGAAAATGCATTTGCGGAAAAAGAAATAGCCTTTAAAGATAAACAAGTTCAATCTATACAGGGGAACCTACAATCAGAAGAAGATTATTGGGATGATGTACGTGTCCGGATTTTTGCCATTTCGGATTACCGGAAAATTGTCAGACTTCATGAAAGAAATATTTCTTTTCGGGTGAATAATGAGGAAGAAGCAACTGTACTACTTCCCGATTACATTTTTAGTACGAACAGATGGGCTCTGCCTTCTGAATTGACGGTTACAAGCAAAAATAAATCCGTTCCATTATCCGTTCAACCTGCCAGATCCTATTTGAATTCTACTATCTATAGTACATTTAATATTGTTGTATCTGACAAGCTGTTTGACCAATTCATGCAAACTGCTGACGGAAGCGAAATAATTAATCTGTATTCCATGAACATTCCAAATTGGGTTTCGTACATTCCGGAGACGAAACAAATTTTATCGAACATGAACGCTGAGGAGGTTTACCCAGATTCACAAGCGGATTACTATACAACAATGAAGGATGGGATGGCTTATTTGTTCTTTTTTGGTATATTTATAAGTGTCCTATTCTTTTTAGCTGCAGGATCTATTTTATATTTTCGGATGTACCAGGGTATTGACAACGATTTACACTATTATCATTCGCTTTACAGGATCGGACTCACGGACAAAGAAATGCGAAAAATCGCCACGCGACAACTCGGCTTTTTATTTTTCATCCCATTTCTAGTTGCCATCGTCCATGCTGGCTTTGCCTTTAAAGCCTTACAAAACATGATGGCAGCTTCCGTCCTATTACCAAGCATAATCATTATTTTATTCTTTTTCATTGTCCATCTAATCAACTTTTTCATCATCCGAAACGTCTACACAGCCAAATTAAAAAAGGTCATGTAAAATGGACAAGTGGTGGGACATGGGGACAGGTTAAGTGTCCCACCACTTTAGCCTTGAGGGCCGGGGGTTTCTCGGTGGGACAAGGGACCTGTCCCCATGTCCCACCTGTTCTGCAATAAATTTTTTCATCAGGAGGATTTTCTTTTTATGGATTTTACAAAGTCAACACAGTTACATGAAGAGGCACTTGAACATATTGTTGGTGGTGTTAATTCGCCATCTCGCGCGTACAAAGCGGTTGGCGGTGGCGCACCCGTTTACATGGAACATGCTAAAGGTGCATATTTCTGGGATGTCGATAGCAATAAATATATCGATTATCTTGCTGCATACGGGCCAATTATTACAGGCCATGCACATCCACACATTGCTGAGGCAATCTCACATGCAGCAACAAATGGAACGTTGTATGGTACCCCAACTGCTTTGGAAAATAAATTTGCTAAAATGTTGAAATCGGCAATCCCTTCATTGGATAAGGTGCGCTTCGTTAATTCCGGTACCGAAGCTGTTATGACAACAGTTCGTGTTGCACGGGCTTATACCAACCGCACAAAGGTAATTAAATTTGCTGGCTCTTATCATGGCCACTTTGATGCCGTATTAGTTCAAGCTGGATCAGGCCCGGCAACACTTGGCACTCCAGACTCAGCTGGTATTCCAAAAGCTGTAGCTGCTGATGTCATTACGGTACCATTCAACGACCTTGATGCATTTCGAGAGGCTATGGATAAATGGGGAAATGAAATTGCTGCTGTTTTGGTTGAGCCAATCGTTGGTAACTTCGGGATAGTTGAGCCTGAAGAAGGATTTTTACAAGCTGTCAATGAGATCACGCATGAAGCGGGAGCACTCGTTATTTATGATGAAGTTATTACAGCATTTAGATTTACATACGGAAGTGCCCAGCAAGTATATGGCATTGAACCAGATATGACGGCAATGGGGAAAATTATCGGTGGCGGATTACCAATCGGTGCTTATGGCGGTCGGCAGGAAATCATGGAACAAGTCGCACCACTCGGACCTGCATATCAAGCAGGAACAATGGCCGGAAACCCCGCATCAATGGCATCAGGAATTGCTTGCCTGGAAGTATTGGGGGAAAATGGCGTTTATGAAAAATTAGATCGCCTAGGCGCACGATTGGAAGCAGGGATCTTAGAAAAAGCTTCAGAGTCTGGTGTTCCAATTTCTGTAAACCGTTTGTGTGGAGCAATGACTGTCTATTTTGGTGATGGTAAAGTTAAAAATTATGCTGATGCAGAAGCAAGTGATGGCGATGCCTTCGCTCGATTCTTCAAATTGATGCTAAAACAAGGTATCAATCTCGCACCATCAAAATATGAAGCATGGTTCCTAACGACAGAACACACAGAAGAAGACATTGATGTGACGATTGAAGCAGTCGGCAAGGCCTTTGCAGAAATGGCTGGCTGATGTTGATATTGGTAGGTGCACCCCACTTTTAGGGGGTGCACTTTTTTATTGTTCTCGGGTCGATGTTCTCGATCGCGCCGATGTTTCTGCTCTCGTGCCGATGTTTCTGCTTTCGCGCCGATGTTTCCGCCCTCGCGCCGATGTTCCCGCGCTCCCGCCAATGTTCCTCGCTCTCGTGCCGATGTTCCTGCTCTCCCGCCGATGTTCCCGCGCTCACGCCGATGTTCTCGCTCTCCCGCCGATGTTTCTGCTTTCGCGCCGATGTTTCTGCTCTCCCGCCGATGTTTCTGCTCTCCCGCCGATGTTTCTGCTCTCGCGCCGATGTTTCTGCTCTCGTGCCGATGTTTCTGCTTTCGCGCCGATGTTTCTGCTCTCGTGCCGATGTTTCTGCTCTCGTGCCGATGTTTCTGCTTTCGCGCCGATGTTTCTGCTCTCCCGCCGATGTTTCTGCTCTCGCGCCGATGTTTCTGCTCTCGCGCCGATGTTCCCGCCCTCGCGCCGATGTTCCTGCTCTCGTGCCGATGTTTCTGCTTTCGCGCCGATGTTTCCGCCCTCGCGCCGATGTTTCCGCCCTCGCGCCGATGTTTCTGCTCTCGCGCCGATGTTTCTGCTTTCGCGCCGATGTTTCTGCTCTCGTGCCGATGTTTCTGCTTTCGCGCCGATGTTTCCGCTCTCCCGCGGATGTTTCCGCTCTCGCGCCGATGTTTCTGCCCTCGCGCCGATGTTCCCGCGCTCCCGCCAATCCCCACATTCTCCATAAGCACAAAAACCCCCCCACCCGAACAGGGGGGGAGTTTTTATCAATTTCATCTTTTTGTATCAGCATAATCTGGCTGATCTAAATTTTGGACTTGATACAAATCGTAATAACTTCCTTGACGTTGCATCAATTCTTCATGTGATCCCATCTCGCTAATTTCACCATTTTCAATCACAACAATTCGATCGGCATGGGTAATTGTTGCTAGCCGATGTGCAACAATAAATGTTGTACGTTCAGATGCTAATTTCTCAACCGCTTCCTGAATTGTGTGTTCACTTTCTAAATCAAGTGCTGATGTTGCTTCATCAAAAATCAGGATTGGCGGATTTTTTAAAAATACGCGAGCGATCGCGATGCGTTGCTTTTGTCCGCCAGATAATTTAACACCGCGCTCACCTACTAATGTGTCATACCCTTGTGGTAAATCGCGAATAAACACGTCTGCATTTGCTGCTTTTGCTGCTGCTATCACTTCTTCATCGGTTGCATCTGGATTTCCCATCCGTATATTCATGGCAATCGATTCACTAAATAATGTATTATCCTGTAAAACCATGCCAATATTGTCACGTAATGAACGAGCTTTTACATCGCGAACATCCAAACCGTCCACTTTAATCGATCCCTCTGTTACATCATAAAATCGTGGAATTAGACTGATCAACGTTGATTTCCCGCCTCCACTCATACCGACGAAAGCAATCGTTTCACCTTGTTTAACATGTAATGATACATCTTTTAATACATAATGTTCCTCTGATTCATACTGAAAAGAAACATGCTCAATATCTATTGTCCCTTCGACAGATTCCAATGTTTTGGCATCTGATTTGTCTTTGATGTCGTATTTCTCATTTAAAAATTCGAACACCCTGTCAATGGAAGCAATCGATTGTGTCAGCGTTGTAGAGGAATTGACCAATCGACGCAATGGACTGTAAACCCGTTCCATATACCCGACAAACGCGACCATTGTACCCATTGTCAGATTGCCATTAATTACTTGATACCCGGCAAAGGATATGACGAGTAAAGGCGCTAAATCTGTAATTGTATTTGTAACGGCAAATGTTTTTGCGTTCCAGTCGGTATGTTTAAGCGCCCGGTCTAAAAAATTCACATTTCGTTTATCAAATTGTTCTTGCTCATATTCCTCTAAAGCAAAGCTCCTTGTTACCGGAATTCCCTGTACTCTCTCATGCAAATGCCCCTGTACCTCTGCTAATGCTTGTGAGCGATCACGGGTTAATCGACGTAATTTCCCATAAAAATATTTTATCGAAAAACCAAACAAAGGAAAAAGAATAATTGCAACAATTGTCAACGGAATATCCATCGTAATCATGATACCAATGGCAATAAGTATCGTAATCAAGTCAAGCCAAATGTTCATTAATCCCGTTATCACGAAGATTTTCGATTGTTCGACATCATGTATTACCCGGGAAATAATTTCGCCGGTTTTTGTCTGAGAATAAAATCGCAGACTGAGTTTTTGGATGTGATCAAACAGCCGATCCCTGATATCATAAAGGATTTTGTTCCCAACCCATTGCGCTAAATACTGTCGAATATATTCAATCGGCGGACGCAATACAAGGAAAACAACAAATGCGATTCCCATTACCCAGAAGAGTCTGTTGATTTTTGCCGAATCGCTCATGTCATTTGCTCCAATAATATTATCAATGACATATTTTAAAATGAGCGGCAATAACAATGGAATAGCAAATTTGAGTATGCCAATTAATACGGTCCAAATTATTTTCCACTTATATGGTTTAACAAATTGCATGTATTGCTTAATACTGTTCATAACGTTATCAACCTCATTTTACTTCCCATGAATAGAAAAGCCTTGCTACTTTTTTGTAACAAGGATCATTCATCTATATTCTCTATTGTTCGCCTAAAGCTAATGCCTTATGAACGAAAATCATGTTTCTACACGTATTGAATTATAAGGTGTATTTGGCTAGGTGGCAACCAAATCGCTTAAGCGCCAAATGATTTTCACCTGTAAGTCAAATACATCTCATACCATTGATCAACAAACCCCGGAGAAAAAGGACCTTTTCGTTGCCTAATCCAGCTTAGTAAATATTCCAAATGTTGCCGTAATATGTGATCGATAACGAGTGAATAATTCATTTGTTCTTTATGCTCAGCATACTCGTCCTCATCCAATATATCGAACGTCATATCAGGATACACCTTCACGTCTAAGTCATAGTCAATATATTTTAATGCCTCGTCTTCATATACAAATGGGGATCCAATATTGCAATAATAATAGATGCCATCATTACGAAGCATGCCGATTATATTGAACCAGTACTTAGAATGAAAATAGCAAATGGCAGGTTCTCTTGTTACCCATGTTCGGCCATCACTCTCAATTACTTGTGTTTTATCATTCGCAACGATCACGAGCGATTCCGTTCCTTTTAAAACGAGACTGTTTTCCCATACGCGATGTAATTGTCCGTTATGTTTATAGCTATGTATTTGAATTTTTGAACCTGTGTCGGGACCAGCCATCATATCTTCCCTTCCTCTATGCTTCTTTTTTCTATTATAACGTAACAAACTTAAAACGACAAAAAGAGCTTCCTTAGCAGGAAACTCTTTTTGCAAAAATCGGGGTAGGTAAAAGTTATTTCTTATTTTGTTGAGATTTTTGATTTTGTTTTCTAACCTCTTGTGCGTTTGTTTCAGATGCAAATTCTGTACCGTATTGACCCTGGCCTTGTGCTGCTTGTTGGTTTTGTTGTTTTACTTTTTGCACGTTTGTACCAGAAGCTTGTTGGTTAGGTTTTTTAGCCATCTATATCACCTCCGCACTACTTAACATCTCCACATAGCAAGAAGTTATCCAAAAGAATTTATTGGTAAAATTAACCTCCCATCAAAATGCTGCAAGGAGCCAATTCCTAATCCGTTATATACTTCAACATCTTTTGGTGGGAGACGGGAAACGGATATAATGTTATGTCCTCTTGATCGACAAAACATATGCGCTCATCAGTTGTTGCTTCCTGATCAGTTGTTGCTTGGTAAATTTCCAATTGCCAAATCAAATGGGAGAATACATGCTTTAATTTGCCTTTGTATTCTCCAATATGAAGATCGATGCCATATCCTCCATGAATCCAATTTTCGATATGATCCATCCCAATCTCCCCAACTGGAACCATCGGGAATTGCCATAAATTGGCTAGCAACCCGTTTTCTGACCTTTTCTCGATTATATATTGATTTTTATCATTTTTTATAAGCAAGGCGACATATGGTATTGTCTTTTGCTTCTTCCCTTTTGTTTTAATTGGTAACTCTTCTTCTAACCCTTCCGCAAATGCCTGGCAGTGCTCCCTTACCGGACAAAACAGGCAAGCTGGACTTTTCGGTGTACAAACAAGTGCTCCCAATTCCATAATGCCTTGATTAAATGACGAAGGATTATCAGTAGAAATGAGTTGACGAACATAGTCCTCAATAATTTTCTTTGTTTGAGGTTTGGCAATATCCTCCTCCATTTTAAGAATCCTGGAAAATACGCGCATCACATTACCATCCACCGCAGGCTCAGGTTGATTATAAGCGATGGAAAGAATGGCACCACGTGTATAAGGGCCGACACCTTTTAAAGAACCTAATTCCGCTTTGTTTTCTGGGACTTTCCCACCATATTTAGCAACAACTTCTCCGACAGCGTTTTGTAAATTACGTGCACGGGAATAATAACCTAGACCTTCCCACGTTTTTAATACATCCTGTTCATCAGCTTCAGCTAAATCTTGTGGCGTTGGATATTTTTCAATAAAACGGTGAAAATAAGGGATGACTGTATCAACTTTTGTTTGTTGAAGCATGATTTCCGATACCCAAATTTTATATGGATCCCGCGTTTTTCGCCAAGGAAGATCACGTTTGTTCGTTTCATACCAATCGATTAAATCCTGTTGAAATGTGGAAATGTCGAAATTTCGTAACTTTTCATCTATCAAAATACTTCATCCTTTGTGGTACAATTATTGCGTAAAACATTGAAACGTCTACACGTTTTCGACAACTTTGTTCATAAAATACAATCCTATACAGCTAATAGTAGTGCTTGTATTAGCTATTTCATATTCTTTCTACATCCCAAGACAGTCCTAAGGAGGAACTAGTTCTATGGATACTGGTACCCATATCGTGATGGGAATTGCACTTGGGGGAATTGCAACACTTGACCCTGTAGTGCAGCAAGATCCTACGTTATTTCATGCCGTTTTCATTGGCACAATTGTAGGTTCCCATGCACCCGATTTTGACACCATTTTGAAAATGAAAAACAATGCTGTATATCTTCGTAACCATCGCGGTGCAACGCATTCGGTTCCAGCCATTTTAATGTGGGGCATTTTAATAGCCGGGATCATTCATGCTTTTGTTCCGCAAACAAATTTATTTCATCTGTGGATATGGACATTTTTAGCTGTCTCCATCCATGTGCTTACCGATATTTTTAACGCCTATGGGACCCAAGCCTATCGCCCATTCACCAATCGATGGGTTGCACATGGGTTTATCAATACATTTGATCCATACATTTTTCTGTTGCACATCGCTGGAATTATAGCATGGATACTTGGCGCAAATCCAGGTTATACATGGTTAATTATTTATACAGTAATCTTTCTATATTATATTAAACGGTATCTCGATAAAAGAGAAATTGTAAGAAAGATAAATGATTCCTTTGCTGGCGTTGAACAAATTGCGACATCGCCAACAATTAAACAAAACATTTGGCGTGTAGCTATTACGACAACAGATAAATTTTATGTTGGATCTGTTGAAAATGGTCATATTCAAATTGTGGATGAGTTCAATAAAATCCCATTACCAAATACAAAATTAATGAACCTTGCACAAGCCGATAAAAATGTTGCTGCCTTTTTATCTTTCTCACCCGTTTATCGCTGGGAAATAAATGCGTTTGACGATTTTACGGAGGTACGGTTTATTGATTTGCGTTATCGGTCAAAAAATCATTACCCATTTGTCGCAGTTGTACACGTTGATGATAAATTCCGAGTCTTGAGTTCGTACACCGGTTGGATTTATTCTGAACAAAAACTACAAAATAAACTTTTTATTGGCGATAATCCGGTTTAAAAGAAGGGGCTGACCTACTAGCAGTAACGGGTTCTCTTTAGGGGTGCAAACAAGAGAAAAACATCTCAAATCACAGAAAAATTTACAACAAAAACATCAGGGCAATTCACAGTAGTATTAACTTCTAATATTTGTTGGTGATAGAAAATTTATTGAGAGATTTCTGGTTCTGCTACAAATGGCCGCTCCAGAAAAACACTGCGCTTTCCGTGGGCGGCTGATGAGCCTCCTCGTGCTGTCGCACTGCGGGGTCTCACCTAGGCCTCTTCTCCCACAGGAGTCTCCGTGTTTTTNGAGATTTCTGGTTCTGCTACAAATGGCCGCTCCAGAAAAACACTGCGCTTTCCGTGGGCGGCTGATGAGCCTCCTCGTGCTGTCGCACTGCGGGGTCTCACCTAGGCCTCTTCTCCCACAGGAGTCTCCGTGTTTTTCTTCCGCTGGATAGCAATCAGGGACAACAATTTTAAGTTAGATAATCTTAACTAGCGTAGGCAGAATACGTAGACTCCTGCGGGAACAGCACGTGTCCGAAGACCCCGCAGAGTGATTGGAAAGGAGGGTCGACTAAAACCGTCCTTTGCGGACAACGTCGACATACCCCTCGCCGGGGCAAGGAGGCTGAGGCCGTGCCCGCGGAAAGCGAAGTATTCTGCCGAAGCGGTTTTCCAGCACTAAATTAAGCGAGGATGTGAGAGTCAACAATATAAAATTTATGTCGTCCACAATCGGAACCGACCCTATTTGATTTCCACTTGTAAAATAACTGGTAGTTTATCAAATAAAATAGCAGAGTGAGAATATCTATTCCCACTCTGCTAAAGTTATTGCTATTTATCATGCTATTTTAACCAACAAATAGCCAAATGCATTGATATAACTACAAAAATAAGGGTGCGATACTGTATGTGATTTTGCACCCCATTTATATTGTTATTTGTTGTTTTGCAACCTTAAAGAGAACCCGTTATACTAGCAGAGGTCAGCCCTTTTTTCTATTCGGATCCGGCTCTAAAGCCAGACCTAAATTTCTCGCTTCCGAGCATCGAAAACCGTTCATTATCTTATTCGACTTTATCTCCCAAGATTGAAATTGGTATTGCCTCTTCTTTTTCATACGTCTCATCAAGCAAGTTGATCCGGTGCCCCCATGCAAACACACCATTAATATAATTAATTTTAAATCTATGTCCGGGGTCCCCGTTCATTTCATGGATGTCGTTCGCATGGAAATCTTCTGGATTCAAGGTATATGCCATTGCTACTTGCATCTTGCGTTCATTTATTGCCACTTCACTAATATTTCCAAGCTGCTCCGCTTTTTGTGCCTTTTCTTTCAATCGGCCAATTTCCTGGCGCAGCTGTTCAACTGTAAAATCACTATATCGGTAATCCATTCCTTATTCTCCCTTCATCTGCCTATTTACATTTTACCAATAGTTTAGGACAATGGAAATGATCGTGATCACTTTTTGAACAAGGGAGAGAAAAATCATGCCAAATGTTGCGATAACTGGTGCAGGGAGCGGACTTGGCAAAGCGCTTGCACTTCAATATGCAAAAAATGGTTATAACGTGTTTTTACTTGGACGAACAGATAATAAATTACATATTGTCCAGCATGAAATAGAAGCAACAGGCGGTCAGGCCGAAATTGTTTTATGTGATGTGCGTCAAGAAGCATCTGTTGGTATTGCTTTTCAACAAATCGGTGAACTT
Coding sequences within:
- a CDS encoding ABC transporter ATP-binding protein, with the protein product MDVLVAENLSKVYGSKRGVQHKALNQFKLTVEKGEFLGIMGPSGSGKTTLLNLLATIDRPTAGSVMINGKNILSMSKNKLATFRRKEMGFIFQDYNLLETLTIGENIVLPLTLLGEKVNVMKKKLAAISKQLGIDNLLEKRTYEVSGGQMQRAAIARAMIHDPTVIFADEPTGNLDSKSSLQVMEALSTLKQKHHTTTVMVTHDPFAASFAERVIFIKDGKLFNEIHRGENRQTFFQDILNVQSLLGGNTDDLQTIRF
- a CDS encoding FtsX-like permease family protein, whose product is MTFRQFAFNNVKRNTRQYLSYFLSCTFAVTVFFMYAVVVFHPDIQEIEIRDIVQQAIILSEILIYGFSFLFVLFSTGTFIKSRKKEYGLLTTLGISKSQLNRMLMLENTIIGAASIAAGLLFGALLTKLFLMVFSQVLGIDQILPFYLSLKAIGLTAVLFFIMFEFNSLAVVWTLRTNSIMEVFRGAKGPKKPPKFSWILSLLGVGLVGTGYYLAYISTVFTIFIYMLPILFLVVLGTYLLFSQFSIALITILKRKKGFYFRKLNLLTVADLAYKLKDNARLLFMVTTLSAVALTASGVLFGLFHSVEAESERFIPEDISVVSRGAENTDEFQQEVTFVENAFAEKEIAFKDKQVQSIQGNLQSEEDYWDDVRVRIFAISDYRKIVRLHERNISFRVNNEEEATVLLPDYIFSTNRWALPSELTVTSKNKSVPLSVQPARSYLNSTIYSTFNIVVSDKLFDQFMQTADGSEIINLYSMNIPNWVSYIPETKQILSNMNAEEVYPDSQADYYTTMKDGMAYLFFFGIFISVLFFLAAGSILYFRMYQGIDNDLHYYHSLYRIGLTDKEMRKIATRQLGFLFFIPFLVAIVHAGFAFKALQNMMAASVLLPSIIIILFFFIVHLINFFIIRNVYTAKLKKVM
- a CDS encoding glutamate-1-semialdehyde 2,1-aminomutase, with protein sequence MDFTKSTQLHEEALEHIVGGVNSPSRAYKAVGGGAPVYMEHAKGAYFWDVDSNKYIDYLAAYGPIITGHAHPHIAEAISHAATNGTLYGTPTALENKFAKMLKSAIPSLDKVRFVNSGTEAVMTTVRVARAYTNRTKVIKFAGSYHGHFDAVLVQAGSGPATLGTPDSAGIPKAVAADVITVPFNDLDAFREAMDKWGNEIAAVLVEPIVGNFGIVEPEEGFLQAVNEITHEAGALVIYDEVITAFRFTYGSAQQVYGIEPDMTAMGKIIGGGLPIGAYGGRQEIMEQVAPLGPAYQAGTMAGNPASMASGIACLEVLGENGVYEKLDRLGARLEAGILEKASESGVPISVNRLCGAMTVYFGDGKVKNYADAEASDGDAFARFFKLMLKQGINLAPSKYEAWFLTTEHTEEDIDVTIEAVGKAFAEMAG
- a CDS encoding ABC transporter ATP-binding protein — its product is MNSIKQYMQFVKPYKWKIIWTVLIGILKFAIPLLLPLILKYVIDNIIGANDMSDSAKINRLFWVMGIAFVVFLVLRPPIEYIRQYLAQWVGNKILYDIRDRLFDHIQKLSLRFYSQTKTGEIISRVIHDVEQSKIFVITGLMNIWLDLITILIAIGIMITMDIPLTIVAIILFPLFGFSIKYFYGKLRRLTRDRSQALAEVQGHLHERVQGIPVTRSFALEEYEQEQFDKRNVNFLDRALKHTDWNAKTFAVTNTITDLAPLLVISFAGYQVINGNLTMGTMVAFVGYMERVYSPLRRLVNSSTTLTQSIASIDRVFEFLNEKYDIKDKSDAKTLESVEGTIDIEHVSFQYESEEHYVLKDVSLHVKQGETIAFVGMSGGGKSTLISLIPRFYDVTEGSIKVDGLDVRDVKARSLRDNIGMVLQDNTLFSESIAMNIRMGNPDATDEEVIAAAKAANADVFIRDLPQGYDTLVGERGVKLSGGQKQRIAIARVFLKNPPILIFDEATSALDLESEHTIQEAVEKLASERTTFIVAHRLATITHADRIVVIENGEISEMGSHEELMQRQGSYYDLYQVQNLDQPDYADTKR
- the ntdP gene encoding nucleoside tri-diphosphate phosphatase, giving the protein MAGPDTGSKIQIHSYKHNGQLHRVWENSLVLKGTESLVIVANDKTQVIESDGRTWVTREPAICYFHSKYWFNIIGMLRNDGIYYYCNIGSPFVYEDEALKYIDYDLDVKVYPDMTFDILDEDEYAEHKEQMNYSLVIDHILRQHLEYLLSWIRQRKGPFSPGFVDQWYEMYLTYR
- a CDS encoding gamma-type small acid-soluble spore protein, which encodes MAKKPNQQASGTNVQKVKQQNQQAAQGQGQYGTEFASETNAQEVRKQNQKSQQNKK
- the mutY gene encoding A/G-specific adenine glycosylase: MDEKLRNFDISTFQQDLIDWYETNKRDLPWRKTRDPYKIWVSEIMLQQTKVDTVIPYFHRFIEKYPTPQDLAEADEQDVLKTWEGLGYYSRARNLQNAVGEVVAKYGGKVPENKAELGSLKGVGPYTRGAILSIAYNQPEPAVDGNVMRVFSRILKMEEDIAKPQTKKIIEDYVRQLISTDNPSSFNQGIMELGALVCTPKSPACLFCPVREHCQAFAEGLEEELPIKTKGKKQKTIPYVALLIKNDKNQYIIEKRSENGLLANLWQFPMVPVGEIGMDHIENWIHGGYGIDLHIGEYKGKLKHVFSHLIWQLEIYQATTDQEATTDERICFVDQEDITLYPFPVSHQKMLKYITD
- a CDS encoding metal-dependent hydrolase, coding for MDTGTHIVMGIALGGIATLDPVVQQDPTLFHAVFIGTIVGSHAPDFDTILKMKNNAVYLRNHRGATHSVPAILMWGILIAGIIHAFVPQTNLFHLWIWTFLAVSIHVLTDIFNAYGTQAYRPFTNRWVAHGFINTFDPYIFLLHIAGIIAWILGANPGYTWLIIYTVIFLYYIKRYLDKREIVRKINDSFAGVEQIATSPTIKQNIWRVAITTTDKFYVGSVENGHIQIVDEFNKIPLPNTKLMNLAQADKNVAAFLSFSPVYRWEINAFDDFTEVRFIDLRYRSKNHYPFVAVVHVDDKFRVLSSYTGWIYSEQKLQNKLFIGDNPV
- a CDS encoding YfhH family protein is translated as MDYRYSDFTVEQLRQEIGRLKEKAQKAEQLGNISEVAINERKMQVAMAYTLNPEDFHANDIHEMNGDPGHRFKINYINGVFAWGHRINLLDETYEKEEAIPISILGDKVE